In Methanofollis fontis, the following proteins share a genomic window:
- a CDS encoding 30S ribosomal protein S24e: MEFEITRDNRNELLNRREVHYTLTYDGATPSRVQILGKLAALMNAPENLVVLDSMKKRFGAMEVEGVARIYDNEDALKMTEREYLVKRSAPAAKEAE; encoded by the coding sequence ATGGAATTTGAGATCACCCGTGACAACCGGAATGAATTGTTAAACCGGAGGGAAGTGCACTACACCCTCACCTATGACGGCGCCACCCCTTCGAGAGTCCAGATTCTCGGCAAACTCGCCGCCCTTATGAACGCCCCCGAGAACCTCGTGGTCCTCGACTCGATGAAGAAGCGCTTCGGGGCGATGGAGGTCGAGGGCGTCGCCCGGATCTATGACAACGAGGACGCACTCAAGATGACTGAACGCGAATATCTTGTCAAGCGCAGTGCACCGGCGGCGAAGGAGGCAGAGTAA
- a CDS encoding putative phosphothreonine lyase domain-containing protein, with protein MDEVDSGALADAAFGIFEILLDKALLAGGMSLHARVEAGIDFLDDFTAVFDAFAGDYPDLAAALIERFSDPSVIYRLLVEGEGVVPSRTTLRYWIIEDNPAAGGIDPTGEEAGKWLIFCDAREVDALWHRIRDATANDDLGISAKVSTAKPNPDSRDERYVIYAYTADWSDEADVMRVREHLRLLGVEARIGYKRNLETFAGEYSEKGKKVTYYSA; from the coding sequence ATGGACGAGGTCGATTCCGGTGCACTGGCCGATGCGGCATTCGGTATCTTTGAGATTCTGCTGGACAAAGCGCTTCTTGCAGGGGGAATGTCCCTCCACGCCCGGGTCGAGGCCGGGATCGACTTCCTGGACGACTTCACGGCGGTCTTCGACGCCTTCGCCGGGGACTACCCCGACCTCGCGGCGGCCCTGATCGAACGGTTTTCTGATCCCTCCGTCATCTACCGTCTGCTGGTGGAGGGCGAGGGCGTCGTCCCCTCGCGCACCACCCTGCGCTACTGGATCATCGAGGACAACCCGGCGGCCGGAGGGATCGACCCCACCGGCGAGGAGGCGGGAAAATGGCTGATCTTCTGCGATGCCAGGGAGGTGGACGCCCTCTGGCACCGCATCCGGGACGCCACGGCGAACGACGACCTGGGCATCTCGGCAAAGGTCAGCACGGCAAAACCCAACCCTGACTCCAGGGACGAACGATATGTGATCTATGCCTACACCGCCGACTGGTCAGACGAGGCCGACGTGATGCGGGTGCGCGAGCACCTCCGCCTCCTCGGCGTCGAGGCACGGATCGGCTACAAGCGCAACCTCGAGACCTTTGCCGGGGAGTACTCGGAGAAGGGCAAGAAGGTGACCTATTACAGTGCGTGA
- a CDS encoding sulfide-dependent adenosine diphosphate thiazole synthase, which yields MELDEVTISRAILASQMETMLDLLEMDVAVVGGGPSGITCAVYCAEMGLKVGLFEKKLSIGGGMWGGGMMFPRIVVQEEAKEVLDRFGIAAAAFEPGYYVARSVESVSKLTAAACTAGAEFFNLITVEDVVVRADGRVSGLVVNWSPVEMAGLHIDPLMVRCRAVVDATGHDATIAHMVARKGGDLPIRGEGFMWAERAEGNILDHTKEVFPGLYVCGMAANAVAGECRMGPIFGGMLLSGRRAAEMVAAALGHQP from the coding sequence ATGGAACTCGATGAAGTGACAATCAGCAGGGCGATCCTGGCCAGCCAGATGGAAACGATGCTCGATCTCCTGGAGATGGACGTCGCCGTCGTGGGCGGCGGCCCCTCCGGCATCACCTGTGCGGTCTATTGTGCAGAAATGGGTCTGAAGGTCGGCCTATTTGAGAAAAAACTCTCCATCGGCGGCGGGATGTGGGGCGGCGGCATGATGTTCCCGCGCATCGTCGTCCAGGAGGAGGCGAAGGAGGTCCTGGACCGCTTCGGCATCGCCGCCGCCGCGTTCGAGCCCGGCTATTATGTGGCGCGCTCGGTGGAGTCCGTTTCGAAACTCACCGCCGCCGCCTGCACCGCCGGTGCGGAGTTCTTCAACCTCATCACCGTCGAGGATGTCGTGGTCAGGGCCGATGGCCGGGTCTCCGGCCTGGTCGTCAACTGGAGCCCGGTGGAGATGGCCGGTCTGCACATCGATCCCCTCATGGTCCGCTGTCGGGCCGTCGTCGATGCCACCGGCCATGACGCCACCATCGCCCATATGGTCGCCCGCAAGGGCGGCGACCTCCCCATCCGCGGCGAGGGCTTCATGTGGGCCGAGCGCGCCGAGGGGAACATCCTGGATCACACGAAAGAGGTCTTCCCCGGCCTCTACGTCTGCGGCATGGCGGCCAACGCCGTCGCCGGCGAGTGCCGCATGGGCCCGATCTTCGGCGGCATGCTCCTCTCCGGCAGGCGGGCGGCAGAGATGGTGGCCGCCGCCCTCGGGCACCAGCCCTGA
- a CDS encoding GTP-dependent dephospho-CoA kinase family protein — MLRLPDRHRDRFREPFGDLYPELADALPMLEGKTVYAVGDVVTHNLLAAGRDPDIAVIDGFTMRTPCNRTPLLLHRRVRVKNPPGTLTEDLTEALEEAVADPPVLITVDGEEDLAVIPLALAAPMGAAILYGQPGEGVVVCMVTESLKSAAKDLLSLFEHE; from the coding sequence ATGCTCCGTCTCCCAGACAGGCACCGGGACCGGTTCAGGGAACCGTTCGGCGATCTCTACCCCGAACTGGCCGACGCCCTCCCCATGCTGGAGGGGAAGACGGTCTATGCCGTCGGCGATGTGGTGACCCACAACCTCCTGGCCGCGGGGCGGGACCCGGATATCGCCGTCATCGACGGCTTTACGATGCGCACGCCCTGCAACCGCACCCCTCTCCTCCTCCACCGGAGGGTGCGGGTGAAGAACCCGCCCGGCACCCTGACCGAGGACCTGACAGAGGCCCTCGAAGAGGCCGTCGCCGATCCGCCGGTGCTGATCACCGTGGACGGCGAGGAGGATCTGGCCGTGATCCCCCTGGCCCTGGCGGCGCCGATGGGGGCGGCGATCCTCTATGGACAACCCGGCGAGGGCGTGGTCGTCTGCATGGTGACGGAGAGTCTGAAATCAGCAGCAAAAGACCTTCTTTCGCTCTTTGAACACGAATAG
- a CDS encoding YcaO-related McrA-glycine thioamidation protein, with protein sequence MSLTFNHVRKQYFDGTHRSRAPEETLEIIEPLMEEIGVVSVEDVTHLDRLGIPCFSVFRPSAAIGAAKHHAGKGKGPVQAQVSAMMEAIERYSGEYRGDRMEYATFEELGIRRALDPTDLILARPLERDEKVHWSLAWDLVNDEEILVPSNAVFHPYDCLGMTAPLFISDTNGLASGNVMEEAVLHALLEVVERDALSRAERRRSMGQRLSVGGEGPVREILDLYASHGIEIHLWLLEGRTGIPTIAAAADDTVTKDPSLLVMGAGTHLSPTIAALRALTEVAQSRASQLQGGRVNEQRQSMIERIGYDRMKRINGEWFKKGEEVGIETLPDLATGYFDDDIRVALEEVGAEAERVLVCDLSRTCIPVVRVIVPGFEVSHMNKDRIPGKIQ encoded by the coding sequence ATGAGCCTTACCTTCAACCACGTCAGAAAACAGTATTTCGATGGCACACACCGATCGAGGGCGCCGGAGGAGACCCTGGAGATCATCGAACCCCTGATGGAGGAGATCGGCGTTGTTTCGGTTGAGGACGTCACCCATCTTGACCGTCTCGGCATTCCCTGCTTCTCCGTCTTCAGGCCGTCGGCCGCTATCGGGGCGGCGAAACATCATGCAGGCAAGGGAAAGGGGCCGGTTCAGGCGCAGGTTTCGGCGATGATGGAGGCGATTGAACGGTATTCCGGCGAATACCGGGGCGACCGGATGGAGTATGCGACCTTCGAGGAGCTCGGCATACGTCGGGCCCTGGACCCGACCGACCTGATCCTGGCCCGACCCCTGGAGAGGGACGAGAAGGTCCACTGGTCGTTGGCATGGGACCTTGTCAATGATGAGGAGATCCTGGTCCCCTCGAATGCGGTCTTCCACCCCTATGACTGCCTGGGGATGACGGCACCCCTGTTCATCTCAGATACGAACGGGCTTGCATCCGGGAACGTTATGGAGGAGGCGGTGCTCCACGCCCTCCTGGAGGTGGTGGAGCGCGACGCCCTCTCCCGTGCCGAACGGCGGCGTTCGATGGGGCAGCGCCTCTCGGTCGGTGGAGAGGGCCCGGTCCGCGAGATCCTGGACCTCTATGCCTCTCACGGCATCGAGATCCACCTCTGGCTCCTGGAGGGGCGGACCGGCATCCCGACGATTGCGGCAGCGGCCGACGATACGGTGACAAAGGACCCCTCCCTCCTGGTGATGGGTGCGGGCACCCACCTGAGCCCGACGATCGCGGCGCTCCGGGCGCTCACCGAGGTGGCGCAGAGCCGGGCCAGCCAGCTCCAGGGCGGACGGGTGAATGAGCAGCGGCAGAGCATGATCGAGCGGATCGGCTATGACCGGATGAAGCGGATCAACGGCGAGTGGTTCAAGAAGGGGGAGGAGGTCGGGATCGAAACCCTCCCCGACCTCGCCACCGGCTACTTCGACGACGATATCAGGGTCGCCCTCGAGGAGGTCGGGGCGGAGGCAGAGCGCGTCCTGGTCTGCGACCTGAGTCGGACCTGCATCCCGGTGGTCCGGGTGATCGTGCCCGGGTTTGAGGTCTCCCATATGAACAAGGACCGTATCCCCGGGAAGATCCAGTAG
- a CDS encoding DNA-directed RNA polymerase yields MYYRVTLEDKVRVPPHRLGEDLKLVILDELQKQLEGSIDKEIGIFVAVTKIDDVGEGEIVHGDGAVYYDVVFDAVVLRLALQEVIEGEVVETTGFGAFISLGPIDAMLHVSQISDDYITFDEKNNTLNCQESGRSIQVGETIRCRVVTLSLNEREPRESKIGLTMRQAGLGTTKWLVEEREKERAQHGAAA; encoded by the coding sequence ATGTATTACCGTGTGACGCTTGAAGACAAGGTGAGGGTGCCCCCGCACCGCCTTGGCGAGGATCTGAAGCTGGTGATTCTGGACGAACTCCAGAAACAGCTCGAGGGGAGCATAGACAAGGAGATCGGCATCTTTGTTGCCGTTACAAAGATCGATGATGTGGGAGAGGGAGAGATCGTCCACGGCGACGGTGCGGTCTATTATGACGTCGTCTTCGATGCCGTCGTCCTCAGGCTTGCCCTGCAGGAAGTGATCGAGGGCGAGGTCGTGGAGACGACAGGCTTTGGCGCCTTCATCTCACTCGGGCCGATCGATGCCATGCTCCACGTCAGCCAGATCTCGGACGACTACATCACCTTCGACGAGAAGAACAACACCCTGAACTGCCAGGAGTCGGGGCGTTCGATCCAGGTGGGCGAGACGATCCGCTGCAGGGTGGTCACCCTGAGCCTCAATGAACGCGAACCCCGCGAGAGCAAGATCGGGCTGACGATGCGGCAGGCCGGACTCGGCACCACGAAGTGGCTGGTCGAGGAGAGGGAGAAGGAGAGGGCCCAGCATGGCGCCGCAGCGTAA
- the htpX gene encoding zinc metalloprotease HtpX → MKWKRDIGLTMRVILTWALLLLVYLVFITILGALFPGIGMWGLVGVAFVFAFVQYYFSDRMVLWSTGAREVSEEEYPELHRMVERLSAEAGIPKPRVAVMPSPVPNAFATGRSPSHAVVAATDSIIRMLNREELEAVLAHELSHVKNRDVLTLTVASFIAMVATIIMQNAWLFSFADRREGNPWMIAWIVAIIVWIVSTLLIRSLSRYREFAADRGSAYITGNPKALSSALHKISGRMDMIPPEKKREVEGANAFFIIPALSGDTLMELFSTHPPLEKRVAALEAIEDEMRGFSRR, encoded by the coding sequence ATGAAATGGAAGCGTGACATAGGGCTCACGATGAGGGTGATCCTGACCTGGGCACTGTTGCTCCTGGTCTATCTCGTCTTCATCACGATTCTCGGGGCCCTGTTCCCGGGCATAGGCATGTGGGGACTGGTCGGCGTCGCATTCGTGTTTGCGTTCGTCCAGTACTACTTCTCAGACAGGATGGTGCTCTGGAGCACGGGCGCCCGGGAGGTGAGCGAGGAGGAATACCCCGAACTTCACCGCATGGTGGAGCGGCTTTCGGCCGAGGCCGGCATCCCCAAGCCCCGCGTAGCGGTGATGCCATCGCCGGTGCCCAACGCCTTTGCGACCGGGCGCTCCCCCTCCCATGCGGTGGTGGCGGCGACCGACTCGATCATCAGGATGCTGAACCGCGAGGAGCTCGAGGCGGTGCTCGCCCACGAGCTCTCGCATGTGAAGAACCGGGACGTGCTGACCCTGACGGTGGCGTCATTCATCGCCATGGTGGCGACGATCATCATGCAGAACGCCTGGCTCTTCTCCTTCGCCGACCGGCGGGAGGGGAACCCCTGGATGATCGCCTGGATCGTGGCGATCATCGTCTGGATCGTTTCCACCCTGCTGATCCGCTCCCTCTCCCGTTACCGGGAGTTCGCGGCCGACCGCGGGAGCGCCTATATCACCGGCAACCCGAAGGCGCTCTCCTCCGCCCTCCACAAGATCAGCGGACGCATGGACATGATCCCGCCCGAGAAGAAGCGGGAGGTCGAGGGGGCGAACGCCTTCTTCATCATCCCGGCCCTCTCCGGCGACACCCTGATGGAGCTCTTCTCCACCCACCCGCCCCTGGAGAAGCGGGTGGCCGCCCTTGAGGCGATCGAGGACGAGATGCGGGGTTTCTCCCGGCGGTGA
- a CDS encoding translation initiation factor IF-2 subunit gamma has translation MHDILIPNVNIGLVGHVDHGKTTLVSGLTGTWTDRHSEEMKRGISIRLGYADATFYRCENHEGGDAFSTSTECPICGGPCSPFRTVSFVDAPGHETLMATMLSGSALMDGAMLVIAANEPCPQPQTKEHLMALELVGIKNIVIVQNKIDVVSQADALKHYKQIKKFVKGTIAEDAPIVPVSAQKGINIGALIDALDTYIPSPERDPEARAQMLIARSFDINKPGSNWRDLRGGVIGGSLTRGVIRDGDEIEIRPGIQKQAENRSFWEPIVTKVVSIHAGVHKVNEASPGGLMAIGTKLDPAITKSDTLVGQVAGHVGELPPIRDRLLFTVKLMDRVVGSGSELDITPLKHKEPLMLSVGTAVTVGVVVNTRKDQAEVVLKRPVCADTGARIAISRQVEGRWRLIGMGILAE, from the coding sequence TTGCATGACATACTGATACCGAACGTCAATATCGGGCTTGTCGGGCATGTCGACCACGGCAAGACGACCCTGGTCTCCGGGCTGACCGGGACATGGACGGACCGGCACAGCGAGGAGATGAAACGGGGGATCTCGATCCGCCTCGGCTATGCCGACGCCACCTTTTATCGCTGCGAAAACCACGAGGGGGGAGACGCCTTCTCCACCTCGACGGAGTGCCCGATCTGCGGGGGCCCCTGCTCCCCCTTCAGGACGGTCTCATTTGTGGACGCTCCCGGCCACGAGACCCTGATGGCGACGATGCTCTCGGGATCGGCCCTGATGGACGGGGCGATGCTCGTGATCGCCGCCAACGAGCCCTGCCCCCAGCCCCAGACAAAGGAACACTTGATGGCCCTCGAACTGGTGGGCATCAAGAATATCGTCATCGTGCAGAACAAGATCGACGTGGTCTCGCAGGCGGATGCGCTCAAGCACTATAAGCAGATAAAAAAATTCGTGAAGGGCACCATCGCCGAGGACGCCCCCATTGTCCCGGTTTCCGCCCAGAAGGGGATCAATATCGGCGCCCTGATCGACGCCCTCGACACCTATATCCCGTCGCCAGAACGGGACCCCGAGGCGAGGGCTCAGATGCTCATCGCCCGCTCGTTCGACATCAACAAACCGGGATCGAACTGGCGCGACCTCCGCGGCGGCGTGATCGGCGGTTCGCTGACACGCGGCGTGATCCGGGACGGCGATGAGATCGAGATCAGGCCCGGCATCCAGAAGCAGGCCGAGAACCGCTCCTTCTGGGAACCGATCGTCACCAAGGTCGTCTCCATTCATGCAGGCGTGCACAAGGTGAACGAGGCCAGTCCGGGCGGCCTGATGGCAATCGGGACAAAACTCGATCCCGCCATCACCAAGAGCGACACCCTGGTCGGTCAGGTGGCCGGACACGTCGGCGAACTCCCGCCGATCCGGGACCGCCTCCTCTTCACCGTCAAACTGATGGACCGTGTCGTGGGCTCGGGCAGCGAACTGGACATCACGCCCCTGAAGCACAAGGAACCGCTGATGCTCTCGGTCGGGACTGCGGTGACGGTCGGGGTCGTGGTCAACACCAGAAAGGACCAGGCTGAAGTCGTTCTGAAGCGGCCCGTATGTGCAGACACCGGGGCGCGGATCGCAATCAGCCGCCAGGTCGAGGGGCGGTGGCGCCTGATCGGGATGGGGATCCTCGCCGAGTGA
- a CDS encoding type II toxin-antitoxin system VapC family toxin: MRILLDTNALMMPAQFRVDLFGELRALLGGYEPLVLEDVVHELEGLARGSGNDAAAARTGLLMADRCLTVRGRSSAPTVDERIRAYAMDEGCMVATNDRRLREHLLAAGVPVITLRNRKKLEIIRR; the protein is encoded by the coding sequence GTGAGGATCCTCCTCGACACCAATGCCCTGATGATGCCCGCACAGTTCAGGGTCGATCTCTTCGGCGAACTCCGGGCCCTGCTCGGCGGGTATGAACCCCTCGTCCTTGAGGACGTGGTGCACGAACTCGAGGGTCTGGCGCGGGGATCAGGGAACGATGCCGCCGCCGCCCGCACCGGTCTGCTGATGGCGGACCGCTGCCTGACCGTGCGGGGGAGGAGTTCGGCTCCTACCGTCGACGAACGGATCAGGGCGTATGCCATGGACGAGGGCTGCATGGTGGCGACGAACGACCGGCGTCTGAGGGAACACCTGCTTGCGGCAGGCGTGCCCGTAATCACGCTGAGAAACCGGAAAAAACTGGAAATTATAAGGCGATAG
- the rdgB gene encoding RdgB/HAM1 family non-canonical purine NTP pyrophosphatase, producing MRIAVVTSNPHKAAEVAAYFAGVAEVEHVRMDIPEYRDNEVANIAREKARYAFEHLGRPCIVDDTAFSIDHLNGFPGPYAAYVLETIGIAGILRLMEGVEDRSAHFETAIGYADAGGEIHIFSGVVDGEVTAAPRGAEGFGYDPIFAVGERTFAEIPITEKSAVSHRGRALAAFRAWLGDQYP from the coding sequence CTGAGGATCGCCGTCGTCACCTCCAACCCCCACAAGGCGGCCGAGGTGGCCGCCTATTTCGCCGGGGTGGCGGAGGTGGAGCATGTGCGGATGGACATCCCGGAGTACCGGGACAATGAGGTGGCGAATATCGCCCGGGAGAAGGCGCGCTATGCCTTCGAGCACCTGGGTCGCCCCTGCATCGTCGACGACACCGCATTCTCGATCGATCACCTGAACGGCTTTCCCGGCCCCTATGCGGCCTATGTGCTCGAGACGATCGGGATCGCCGGCATCCTCCGGTTGATGGAGGGGGTGGAGGACCGCTCCGCCCATTTCGAGACGGCGATCGGGTATGCGGACGCCGGCGGCGAGATCCACATCTTCTCAGGCGTGGTGGATGGCGAGGTCACCGCCGCACCGCGGGGGGCGGAGGGCTTCGGCTACGACCCGATCTTTGCCGTGGGCGAACGGACCTTCGCCGAGATCCCGATCACCGAGAAGAGCGCCGTCTCCCATCGCGGTCGGGCGCTTGCCGCCTTCAGGGCGTGGCTGGGGGATCAATATCCTTAA
- a CDS encoding bifunctional N(6)-L-threonylcarbamoyladenine synthase/serine/threonine protein kinase has product MHTGTQVLGIEGTAWNLSAAVFDDDLRSLYSAPYQPPHGGIHPREAAQHHASVMREVIARVLTDPEEIGAVAFSQGPGLGPCLRTVATAARTLALSLGVPLVGVNHCVAHVEIGRWATGCEDPITLYVSGANTQVLGYLNGRYRIFGETLDIGLGNGLDKFARSKDFPHPGGPRIEELARQGTYIDLPYTVKGMDLAFSGLISAAQESSAPLEDACHSLQETAFAMCVEVTERALAQAGKDEVLLVGGVAANARLREMLETMCAERGAELFVPERQFCGDNGAMIAYTGRIMWEAGATIPVEHSRANPHFRADEVEVVWREEPRHEAAAGARRGAEAVVTMDEDEVVKQRVSKSYRTATLDRRLIAERTRAEARLIAAARRGGVPTPILHDVTADRIAMERIEGTLIRDAPTPENLEMAGRAVGRLHDTGIVHGDLTTSNLIEREGRCVLIDFGLAFTSSEVEDRGVDIHVLFQTLESTTDDPERLKAAFMQGYAGAFPEADAVARREEEIERRGRYL; this is encoded by the coding sequence ATGCACACGGGCACACAGGTACTGGGGATCGAGGGGACGGCCTGGAACCTCAGTGCCGCTGTTTTTGACGACGATCTTCGTTCCCTGTACTCGGCGCCCTATCAGCCCCCGCATGGGGGGATCCATCCTCGCGAGGCGGCCCAGCACCATGCATCGGTGATGCGTGAGGTGATCGCCCGCGTGCTCACCGATCCTGAAGAGATCGGGGCGGTGGCATTCTCACAGGGGCCCGGACTCGGGCCCTGCCTCAGGACAGTGGCGACGGCGGCGCGGACGCTCGCCCTCTCCCTGGGGGTGCCCCTGGTCGGCGTGAACCATTGCGTCGCCCACGTGGAGATCGGGCGATGGGCGACCGGGTGCGAGGACCCGATCACCCTCTATGTCTCGGGGGCGAACACCCAGGTGCTCGGCTACCTGAACGGCCGTTACCGGATCTTCGGCGAGACCCTGGACATCGGGCTCGGGAACGGGCTGGACAAGTTCGCACGAAGCAAAGACTTCCCGCATCCGGGCGGCCCCAGGATCGAGGAGCTGGCCCGGCAGGGCACCTATATCGACCTCCCCTATACGGTGAAGGGGATGGACCTTGCGTTCTCCGGGCTGATCAGCGCCGCACAGGAGAGCAGCGCCCCCCTCGAGGACGCCTGCCATTCCCTGCAGGAGACGGCCTTTGCGATGTGCGTAGAGGTGACCGAGCGGGCGCTCGCCCAGGCGGGCAAGGACGAGGTGCTGCTGGTCGGCGGCGTGGCGGCGAACGCCCGCCTGCGCGAGATGCTCGAGACGATGTGCGCAGAACGCGGGGCGGAGCTCTTCGTCCCGGAACGCCAGTTCTGCGGCGACAACGGGGCGATGATCGCCTATACCGGCCGGATCATGTGGGAGGCCGGGGCGACGATCCCGGTCGAGCACTCCCGTGCGAACCCCCATTTCCGGGCCGACGAGGTGGAGGTGGTCTGGCGGGAGGAGCCGCGGCACGAGGCAGCGGCGGGCGCGAGACGGGGCGCCGAGGCGGTGGTGACTATGGATGAAGACGAGGTGGTGAAACAGCGAGTCTCGAAGTCCTACCGCACGGCGACGCTCGACCGCCGCCTGATCGCCGAACGCACCCGGGCAGAGGCGCGGCTCATCGCCGCCGCCCGAAGGGGCGGTGTGCCGACGCCGATCCTCCACGACGTCACGGCCGACCGGATCGCCATGGAGCGGATCGAGGGCACCCTGATCCGCGACGCCCCCACGCCGGAGAACCTGGAGATGGCGGGGCGGGCGGTGGGACGCCTCCATGACACCGGGATCGTCCACGGCGACCTGACCACCTCGAACCTGATCGAGCGGGAGGGGCGGTGCGTGCTCATCGATTTCGGACTGGCCTTCACCTCCTCAGAGGTCGAGGACCGCGGGGTGGACATCCATGTGCTCTTCCAGACCCTGGAGAGCACCACAGATGATCCGGAGCGGCTGAAGGCGGCGTTCATGCAGGGCTATGCCGGCGCCTTCCCTGAGGCAGACGCCGTCGCCAGGCGCGAGGAGGAGATCGAACGGCGGGGGCGGTACCTCTGA
- the spt4 gene encoding transcription elongation factor subunit Spt4 codes for MAPQRKKKKMPKVCHECHKVVEGEVCMSCGSSNLTEDWAGYLIIIDPKHSAIAERMNIDMPGRYALKVR; via the coding sequence ATGGCGCCGCAGCGTAAGAAGAAAAAGATGCCGAAGGTCTGCCACGAGTGCCACAAGGTGGTCGAGGGCGAGGTCTGCATGTCCTGCGGCTCCTCGAACCTGACCGAGGACTGGGCGGGCTACCTGATCATCATCGACCCGAAGCACTCGGCGATCGCAGAGCGGATGAATATCGACATGCCCGGACGCTACGCCCTGAAGGTCCGCTGA
- the nikR gene encoding nickel-responsive transcriptional regulator NikR has product MNPESELSRIGISLPKNLLDTFDAIIGARGYSSRSEGIRDAIRSYITYYKWMSDVRGERQGVITMVYDHDQRGLLQTITDIQHEYIHTIQASMHAHLSHDMCMEVILLRGDGAELKTIAERLMSQKGVESVKLTTIPIEKEGN; this is encoded by the coding sequence ATGAACCCGGAGAGCGAACTTTCGAGGATCGGCATTTCCCTCCCGAAAAACCTCCTCGATACGTTTGACGCCATCATCGGTGCACGGGGCTACTCATCCCGGTCCGAGGGGATCAGGGATGCGATCAGGAGCTACATCACCTATTACAAATGGATGTCCGACGTCAGGGGGGAGCGCCAGGGCGTTATCACCATGGTCTATGACCACGACCAGCGCGGCCTTTTGCAAACGATCACCGATATCCAGCACGAGTACATCCATACCATCCAGGCATCGATGCACGCCCATCTCAGCCATGACATGTGCATGGAGGTGATCCTCCTGCGGGGGGACGGTGCCGAGCTCAAGACAATTGCGGAACGGCTGATGTCCCAGAAAGGAGTGGAATCCGTAAAACTGACAACGATACCGATCGAGAAGGAAGGGAATTAA
- a CDS encoding DUF2098 domain-containing protein codes for MEAEEIAVGMAVRYPRTGTAGTVDRIEEIAGETYAEIDSTGLLYRADTLEPAALPDRRRTHKKEDITSYAERQSGFDRDIENAWINTDQSCEGGG; via the coding sequence ATGGAGGCCGAGGAGATCGCTGTCGGGATGGCGGTGCGCTATCCGCGGACCGGGACGGCCGGAACGGTGGATCGGATCGAGGAGATCGCCGGGGAGACCTATGCGGAGATCGACTCCACCGGACTCCTCTACAGGGCGGACACCCTTGAGCCCGCAGCCCTGCCCGACCGGCGGCGCACCCACAAAAAAGAGGACATCACGAGTTATGCCGAACGCCAGAGCGGCTTTGACCGGGACATTGAAAACGCCTGGATCAACACCGACCAGTCCTGCGAGGGAGGAGGTTAA
- a CDS encoding 30S ribosomal protein S27ae — protein sequence MAAKKGAAPAAAVKRSAYFSVEGDKAVAQRKYCPRCGPGVFMAQHKDRFACGKCGYTEFTK from the coding sequence ATGGCGGCAAAGAAGGGAGCAGCGCCGGCAGCAGCCGTCAAGCGCAGCGCCTATTTCTCTGTCGAGGGTGACAAGGCCGTGGCACAGCGGAAATACTGTCCCCGTTGCGGACCCGGTGTGTTTATGGCCCAGCACAAGGACCGCTTTGCCTGCGGGAAGTGCGGCTATACCGAATTTACGAAATAA
- a CDS encoding 50S ribosomal protein L40e translates to MARFPEAEARLLNVKICMRCNARNALRATQCRKCGYQNLRPKNKERKA, encoded by the coding sequence ATGGCACGGTTCCCCGAAGCCGAAGCTCGGCTGCTCAATGTCAAAATCTGCATGCGCTGCAATGCACGGAACGCACTGAGGGCAACGCAGTGCCGCAAGTGCGGCTACCAGAACCTTCGCCCGAAGAACAAGGAACGCAAGGCCTGA